A section of the Microbacterium sp. MM2322 genome encodes:
- a CDS encoding AAA family ATPase, giving the protein MVPVSLPPLSPEQDALFRLIEDTREHVFVTGRAGTGKSTLLQHLSWNTDKQIAVCAPTGVAALNVEGQTIHSLFKLPIGLIADSEIEQTEATRKILNAIDTLIIDEVSMVNADVMDAIDRSLRQARRKRAEAFGGVQVVMFGDPYQLSPVPPRGDELRYIQDHYRSFWFFDAQVWSGPRADAGAIRSDGLLDLGRVGAPLHIAELRNIHRQSDDSFKTMLNAVRHGIVTADIAEALNTAGARKPPEPAVGEVPIITLATRNDIVSRINQRHLDALPGPAQTARAEISGDFGRGDASYPADQELQLKVGAQVMFLRNDIGGFGGDGPRWVNGSIGTVTRIAGGTVRVELDGEEHDVEPTVWEKFRYAYDPATRKLTREIVAEYTQFPLRLAWAVTIHKSQGKTYDRAIIDLGNGAFAPGQTYVALSRLTTLDGLYLSRPLRPADILVDRDVRRFMAGVRAAQNAV; this is encoded by the coding sequence ATGGTTCCGGTGAGCCTGCCGCCCCTGTCGCCTGAACAGGACGCGCTTTTCCGTCTCATCGAGGACACTCGTGAGCATGTGTTCGTAACGGGGCGCGCCGGAACGGGCAAGTCCACGCTGCTGCAGCACCTCTCGTGGAACACCGACAAGCAGATCGCCGTGTGCGCGCCGACCGGTGTCGCCGCCCTGAACGTCGAGGGTCAGACGATCCACTCGCTCTTCAAGCTGCCGATCGGGCTCATCGCCGACAGCGAGATCGAGCAGACCGAGGCGACCCGCAAGATCCTGAATGCGATCGACACGCTCATCATCGACGAGGTCTCGATGGTGAACGCCGACGTGATGGATGCCATCGACCGGTCGCTCCGCCAGGCGCGACGCAAGCGCGCCGAGGCGTTCGGAGGCGTCCAGGTCGTCATGTTCGGCGATCCGTACCAGCTCTCGCCCGTGCCGCCCCGCGGCGACGAGCTGCGCTACATCCAGGACCACTACCGCTCGTTCTGGTTCTTCGACGCGCAGGTCTGGTCGGGCCCCCGAGCGGATGCCGGTGCCATCCGCTCGGACGGACTGCTCGACCTCGGCCGGGTCGGCGCTCCGCTGCACATCGCCGAGCTCCGCAACATCCACCGGCAGTCCGACGACTCGTTCAAGACGATGCTCAACGCGGTGCGGCACGGGATCGTGACCGCCGACATCGCCGAAGCGCTGAACACTGCCGGCGCACGGAAGCCGCCCGAACCGGCCGTCGGCGAGGTGCCCATCATCACGCTCGCGACCCGCAACGACATCGTGTCCCGCATCAATCAGCGCCACCTCGACGCACTGCCCGGTCCTGCCCAGACGGCGCGGGCGGAGATCAGCGGCGACTTCGGTCGCGGCGACGCGTCGTACCCCGCCGACCAGGAGCTGCAGCTCAAAGTCGGCGCGCAGGTCATGTTCCTCCGGAACGACATCGGCGGGTTCGGCGGTGACGGCCCCCGCTGGGTGAACGGATCCATCGGGACCGTGACGCGCATCGCGGGCGGCACGGTGCGGGTCGAGCTCGACGGCGAAGAGCACGACGTCGAGCCGACGGTGTGGGAGAAGTTCCGCTACGCGTACGACCCGGCCACCCGCAAGCTGACCCGCGAGATCGTCGCGGAGTACACGCAGTTCCCGCTGCGACTGGCGTGGGCGGTCACGATCCACAAGTCGCAGGGCAAGACGTACGACCGGGCGATCATCGACCTCGGAAACGGTGCGTTCGCACCGGGGCAGACATACGTCGCGCTGTCGCGGTTGACGACGCTCGACGGGCTGTACCTCTCCCGCCCCCTCCGCCCCGCCGACATCCTGGTCGACCGGGACGTCCGGCGCTTCATGGCCGGGGTGCGCGCCGCGCAGAACGCTGTGTGA
- a CDS encoding cytochrome c oxidase assembly protein, whose protein sequence is MNPRALRFAGPAILAGAGLIAVLLGLAYGGGARPLVIGDPGPVVRWLLPVAELTVNLSAALLVGSLVLALFALVSGSKEFDLALDAASAGAAILTVAAGTTAYLTFLKVLGAQPSADAAFGEQLGRFLVDTDPGRAWLMTTVAGAVLTVLAFAVRGWLATLFVTLLAIAAMVPMATAGHTGSEANHNIAVTSLALHIIAAAAWLGGLLMMILLRPLMTREKIADVLQRYSSIALAAFVVVTVSGVARAAAGILSFQNLFSAYGALLMVKVVALLAMGVLGAFYRRRLISGIRETAVAARFWTLVVVEIVFMGIASGAAVALSLTPPPVDTTLPPDQTPAEVLTGSPLPPELTLGRFVTAWDIDLIWAFAVGFGLFFYLAGVRRLVRRGDTWPVGRTILWITGLALLFYVTCGPVNAYQDYLFSMHMVGHMLLSMAIPMCLVFGAPVTLASRAIRKRDDGTRGGREWILWAVHSPYAKIITHPLVAGALFIVSLWAFYYTDLFRWTLYEHLGHEWMVVHFLTVGYLFVLSLVGIDPVPFRLPHAGRLLLLIGVMAMHAFFGIAIMMSSGLFVAEWFGSMGRTWGLDPLADQYTGGGIAWSIGEIPTLILAIVVAVQWSRSDERSQRSSDRQADRSGDAELQAYNARLAEIAARDERDARRQAAR, encoded by the coding sequence GTGAATCCGCGCGCTCTCCGCTTCGCCGGGCCGGCGATCCTCGCGGGCGCCGGTCTGATCGCCGTGCTCCTGGGATTGGCCTATGGCGGAGGCGCCCGACCCCTCGTGATCGGCGATCCCGGTCCCGTCGTCCGGTGGCTTCTCCCCGTGGCCGAGCTCACCGTGAACCTGTCGGCGGCGTTGCTCGTCGGATCGCTGGTCCTCGCCTTGTTCGCCCTCGTATCGGGGTCGAAGGAGTTCGACCTGGCGCTGGATGCCGCCTCTGCCGGCGCGGCGATCCTCACGGTCGCGGCGGGCACGACCGCGTATCTCACGTTTCTCAAGGTGCTGGGCGCCCAGCCGAGCGCCGACGCGGCGTTCGGTGAACAGCTCGGCCGCTTCCTCGTAGACACGGATCCGGGGCGCGCCTGGCTCATGACGACCGTCGCGGGCGCGGTGCTCACCGTCCTCGCGTTCGCCGTCCGCGGATGGCTGGCCACCCTGTTCGTGACGCTCCTCGCGATCGCGGCCATGGTGCCGATGGCGACCGCCGGCCACACCGGCAGCGAGGCCAACCACAACATCGCCGTGACCTCCCTCGCGCTCCACATCATCGCGGCCGCAGCGTGGCTGGGCGGACTGCTCATGATGATCCTGCTGCGTCCGCTGATGACGCGGGAGAAGATCGCCGACGTCCTGCAGCGCTATTCGAGCATCGCGCTCGCCGCGTTCGTCGTCGTGACCGTGTCGGGCGTCGCTCGGGCGGCCGCCGGCATCCTGTCCTTCCAGAACCTCTTCTCGGCGTACGGTGCGCTCTTGATGGTGAAGGTCGTCGCCCTCCTGGCGATGGGGGTGCTGGGCGCCTTCTACCGTCGCCGGTTGATCTCCGGCATCCGGGAGACGGCCGTAGCCGCCCGGTTCTGGACCCTCGTCGTCGTCGAGATCGTGTTCATGGGCATCGCCTCGGGCGCGGCTGTCGCGCTCTCGCTCACGCCGCCTCCCGTCGACACCACTCTCCCGCCGGACCAGACTCCGGCGGAGGTGCTGACGGGGTCGCCCCTCCCGCCCGAGCTCACGCTCGGCCGGTTCGTCACCGCGTGGGATATCGACCTCATCTGGGCGTTCGCCGTCGGGTTCGGCCTGTTCTTCTACCTGGCCGGAGTCCGCCGCCTCGTGCGCCGCGGCGACACCTGGCCCGTGGGCCGGACGATCCTCTGGATCACCGGTCTCGCGCTGCTGTTCTACGTGACCTGCGGGCCCGTGAACGCCTACCAGGACTACCTGTTCAGCATGCACATGGTGGGTCACATGCTGCTGTCGATGGCGATCCCGATGTGCCTCGTCTTCGGCGCTCCGGTGACGCTGGCCTCGCGCGCGATCCGCAAGCGCGACGACGGCACTCGCGGCGGCCGGGAGTGGATCCTGTGGGCCGTGCACAGCCCCTACGCGAAGATCATCACCCACCCGCTCGTCGCAGGGGCGCTCTTCATCGTGTCGCTGTGGGCGTTCTACTACACCGACCTGTTCCGGTGGACGCTGTACGAGCACCTCGGGCACGAGTGGATGGTGGTCCACTTCCTCACCGTCGGGTACCTGTTCGTCCTGTCCCTCGTGGGCATCGACCCGGTCCCGTTCCGCCTGCCGCACGCCGGGCGTCTTCTCCTTCTCATCGGCGTCATGGCGATGCACGCCTTCTTCGGCATCGCGATCATGATGTCGTCGGGACTGTTCGTCGCGGAGTGGTTCGGCTCGATGGGCCGCACCTGGGGACTCGACCCGCTCGCAGACCAGTACACGGGTGGCGGCATCGCGTGGTCGATCGGCGAGATCCCGACGCTCATCCTCGCGATCGTCGTCGCCGTGCAGTGGAGCCGCTCCGACGAGCGGAGCCAGCGCAGCAGCGACCGCCAGGCCGACCGCAGCGGCGATGCGGAACTCCAGGCGTACAACGCGCGTCTCGCGGAGATCGCCGCTCGCGATGAACGGGATGCCCGGCGCCAGGCCGCGCGCTGA
- a CDS encoding HU family DNA-binding protein: MAITKTELVASIASATGESQATVSRVVDGLFASVSEAVAKGEKVSIPGWIAFEQVETSARTGRNPQTGAEINIPAGKRVKVSAGSKLKAAVK; this comes from the coding sequence ATGGCCATCACCAAGACCGAACTCGTCGCCAGCATCGCCAGCGCCACCGGCGAGAGCCAGGCCACCGTCTCGCGCGTCGTCGACGGCCTGTTCGCGTCCGTGTCCGAGGCTGTCGCCAAGGGCGAGAAGGTCTCGATCCCGGGCTGGATCGCGTTCGAGCAGGTTGAGACCTCCGCTCGCACCGGCCGCAACCCGCAGACGGGTGCCGAGATCAACATCCCCGCCGGCAAGCGCGTCAAGGTCAGCGCCGGCTCGAAGCTGAAGGCTGCCGTCAAGTAA
- the pip gene encoding prolyl aminopeptidase — MHPPIQPHASGMLDRPDGARLHWETSGSPSGRGALYLHGGPGGGLGKGGYRRVFDPERYRIVGFDQRGCGASTPWAIDDLEHLDTNTTDALIADVEALREHLGIDRWLVYGVSWGSTLALAYAQAHPERVTEVILLAVTSGARDEIDWITEGVGRIFPEAWAELAALVPPGERVVEAYARMLRDPDPAVRMRAADAWDAWESAHIALSPWAGPGPLHDDERMRANFATLVTHYWSQDCFLDVPILERMDRLVGIPGVLIHGRLDVSGPAVTPWRLHRAWPGSELHILEDEGHGGPASVALAAAAADAFARM, encoded by the coding sequence GTGCATCCCCCGATCCAGCCCCACGCGTCCGGCATGCTGGACCGCCCCGACGGTGCCCGCCTGCACTGGGAGACCTCGGGGTCGCCCTCGGGCCGCGGCGCCCTGTACCTCCACGGCGGGCCCGGCGGCGGGCTCGGCAAAGGCGGGTACCGGCGCGTGTTCGACCCCGAGCGCTACCGCATCGTCGGGTTCGACCAGCGCGGATGCGGCGCCAGCACCCCCTGGGCGATCGACGACCTCGAGCACCTCGACACCAACACGACCGACGCGCTCATCGCCGACGTCGAGGCGCTCCGTGAGCACCTCGGCATCGACCGCTGGCTCGTCTACGGCGTCTCGTGGGGATCGACCCTCGCCCTCGCGTACGCGCAGGCGCACCCCGAGCGGGTGACCGAGGTCATCCTCCTCGCCGTCACCTCCGGCGCCCGCGACGAGATCGACTGGATCACCGAGGGCGTCGGCCGCATCTTCCCCGAGGCGTGGGCGGAGCTCGCCGCGCTGGTCCCACCGGGGGAGCGGGTGGTCGAGGCCTACGCGCGGATGCTGCGCGACCCCGACCCGGCCGTCCGCATGCGGGCCGCCGACGCGTGGGACGCCTGGGAGTCCGCGCACATCGCGCTCTCGCCCTGGGCAGGTCCCGGTCCCCTTCACGACGACGAGCGGATGCGGGCGAACTTCGCCACCCTCGTCACGCACTACTGGTCACAGGACTGCTTCCTCGACGTGCCCATCCTCGAGCGGATGGACCGGCTCGTCGGCATCCCGGGCGTCCTCATCCACGGCCGGCTCGACGTCAGCGGCCCTGCCGTCACCCCGTGGCGCCTGCACCGAGCCTGGCCGGGGAGCGAGCTGCACATCCTCGAGGACGAGGGGCACGGCGGTCCGGCATCCGTCGCCCTCGCCGCCGCTGCGGCCGACGCGTTCGCCCGCATGTGA
- a CDS encoding alpha/beta hydrolase, whose amino-acid sequence MPLDPYFRDRLRTHRRYLAKKAWTDLTARFRPAQAAPAASAVPGKPAKKPLTPRERHRRAALNWDRMELRTAGLPGPDMETTEHTVPVDGYPDVRIRIYRPATAPTPAPACLVIGGGAFRIGGIDYPTADASCRRRADRSGVVLVAVGYSLAPEHRYPTQIEQAHAAWVWLHAHAAELGIDPARIGLNGASAGGCLAASLTLLNRDRGTRQATLQILEVPVTDLTGRWIDLRATYALGIPALVALRELRSVARTYLGDRSRAREQYASPMRAASHAGLPPAVVLTAEYDPLRRDGATYAATLRAAGVDASATRYLGVTHDTPLYVGALPAARRWEDDVVAALRRL is encoded by the coding sequence GTGCCGCTGGATCCGTACTTCCGTGACCGCTTGCGCACCCACCGCCGCTACCTCGCGAAGAAGGCGTGGACCGACCTCACCGCACGGTTCCGGCCGGCTCAGGCCGCGCCCGCGGCATCCGCCGTTCCCGGAAAGCCCGCCAAGAAGCCGCTCACCCCGCGCGAGCGACACCGTCGCGCGGCACTCAACTGGGACCGCATGGAGCTCCGGACCGCCGGACTCCCCGGTCCCGACATGGAGACCACCGAGCACACGGTCCCGGTCGACGGCTACCCGGACGTCCGCATCCGCATCTACCGTCCCGCCACCGCGCCGACGCCGGCGCCCGCGTGCCTCGTGATCGGCGGCGGAGCGTTCCGCATCGGCGGCATCGACTACCCGACGGCGGATGCCTCGTGCCGCCGTCGCGCCGACCGCTCGGGCGTCGTGCTGGTCGCCGTCGGGTACTCGCTCGCGCCCGAGCATCGGTACCCGACGCAGATCGAGCAGGCGCACGCCGCGTGGGTGTGGCTCCACGCGCACGCGGCCGAGCTCGGCATCGATCCGGCTCGGATCGGCCTGAACGGTGCGTCGGCGGGCGGGTGCCTCGCGGCATCCCTCACCCTCCTCAATCGCGACCGGGGTACGCGCCAGGCGACACTGCAGATCCTCGAGGTTCCCGTCACCGACCTGACCGGGCGCTGGATCGACTTGCGCGCGACGTACGCCCTCGGCATCCCGGCCCTCGTCGCGCTGCGCGAGCTGCGCTCCGTCGCCCGCACGTACCTCGGCGACCGGAGTCGCGCGCGCGAGCAGTACGCGTCGCCCATGCGCGCCGCGTCGCACGCGGGCTTGCCGCCGGCGGTGGTCCTGACGGCCGAGTACGACCCGCTCCGCCGCGACGGCGCGACGTACGCGGCCACACTGCGCGCCGCGGGGGTCGACGCGAGCGCGACGCGCTACCTCGGCGTGACGCACGACACCCCGCTCTACGTCGGCGCGCTCCCCGCCGCCCGCCGCTGGGAGGACGACGTCGTCGCGGCCCTGCGCCGGCTCTGA
- a CDS encoding nuclear transport factor 2 family protein, with the protein MRSLSPDDLVQTYLRALSYADAELAASLFTPDGVVDSPLYGMQAARDFYPALFADTASSVLTLRKTLVSADAATVAFWFDFDWVLANGTPAPFTVVDVAEIGEDGLITRLHIVYDTHPIRESWVAQNEG; encoded by the coding sequence ATGCGCTCCCTCTCCCCCGACGACCTCGTGCAGACCTATCTCCGCGCCTTGAGCTACGCGGATGCCGAGCTGGCCGCCAGCCTTTTCACGCCTGACGGGGTCGTGGATTCTCCGCTCTACGGCATGCAAGCCGCGAGAGACTTCTATCCCGCTCTCTTCGCCGACACTGCCTCATCGGTGCTCACTCTTCGCAAGACTCTCGTCAGCGCCGATGCCGCAACGGTCGCCTTCTGGTTCGATTTCGACTGGGTCCTCGCGAACGGCACACCCGCGCCGTTCACCGTGGTCGACGTCGCGGAGATCGGCGAGGACGGACTGATCACGCGCCTGCACATCGTGTACGACACGCACCCGATCCGGGAGTCCTGGGTCGCGCAGAATGAAGGATGA
- the rpsN gene encoding 30S ribosomal protein S14 produces MAKKSKIARNNQREVIVARYAEKRAELKKTLVDPNATDEAREAARVGLQKLPRNASPVRLRNRDAIDGRPRGHLSKFGISRVRFREMAHRGELPGVTKSSW; encoded by the coding sequence ATGGCGAAGAAGAGCAAGATCGCGCGCAACAACCAGCGCGAGGTCATCGTCGCCCGTTACGCCGAGAAGCGTGCCGAGCTGAAGAAGACCCTCGTGGACCCGAACGCGACCGACGAGGCCCGCGAGGCCGCTCGTGTCGGCCTGCAGAAGCTTCCCCGCAACGCGTCGCCGGTTCGCCTGCGCAACCGCGACGCCATCGACGGACGCCCCCGCGGCCACCTGTCGAAGTTCGGCATCTCGCGTGTCCGCTTCCGCGAGATGGCACACCGTGGCGAGCTGCCCGGCGTGACCAAGTCGAGCTGGTAA
- the rpmG gene encoding 50S ribosomal protein L33 — MAKKAQDVRPIIKLRSTAGTGYTYVTRKNRRNNPDRIVLKKYDPVIRKHVEFREER, encoded by the coding sequence ATGGCGAAGAAGGCTCAGGACGTACGTCCGATCATCAAGCTGCGCTCGACCGCCGGCACGGGGTACACCTACGTGACGCGCAAGAACCGCCGCAACAACCCCGACCGCATCGTGCTCAAGAAGTACGACCCGGTGATCCGCAAGCACGTCGAATTCCGAGAGGAGCGCTGA
- the rpmB gene encoding 50S ribosomal protein L28 has product MAAVCQVTGAVPGFGHNISHSHRRTKRRFDPNVQKKTYFVPSLGRKITLNVSAKGIKVIDARGIESVVKDLLAKGVKL; this is encoded by the coding sequence ATGGCAGCAGTGTGCCAGGTGACTGGAGCTGTTCCCGGCTTCGGTCACAACATCTCGCACTCGCACCGCCGGACGAAGCGCCGCTTCGACCCGAACGTGCAGAAGAAGACCTATTTCGTTCCTTCGCTTGGTCGCAAGATCACGCTGAACGTCTCGGCTAAGGGCATCAAGGTCATCGACGCCCGCGGCATCGAGTCGGTCGTGAAGGACCTCCTCGCGAAGGGTGTGAAGCTCTAA
- a CDS encoding HEAT repeat domain-containing protein translates to MTETSAADRLEAALTSLDPSSRVQAAMTAGTYPQPEYVPVLVAQCRIEPQFLVREMLTWALTRHDADEVLDQLIGELRSRGAQIRAQALHTMSKIGGPRVWPAITTELLTDADDSVARVAWRTAARHVPADEASALATTLATQFARGEDDTRRSLSEAFATIGEPGRPQVEWALATGGPYTRAHAAVTARLMDDPEQTYDEAMAAASG, encoded by the coding sequence ATGACCGAGACGTCCGCAGCAGACCGCCTCGAGGCGGCGCTCACTTCGCTCGATCCGTCATCGCGCGTGCAGGCCGCCATGACGGCCGGCACCTACCCGCAGCCCGAGTACGTGCCGGTGCTCGTGGCGCAGTGCCGCATCGAGCCGCAGTTCCTCGTGCGCGAGATGCTCACATGGGCGCTGACCCGCCACGACGCCGACGAGGTTCTCGACCAGCTCATCGGCGAACTGCGCTCCCGCGGGGCGCAGATCCGCGCGCAGGCGCTCCACACGATGTCGAAGATCGGCGGTCCGCGCGTCTGGCCGGCGATCACGACCGAACTGCTGACGGATGCCGACGACTCCGTCGCACGCGTCGCGTGGCGCACCGCAGCCCGGCACGTGCCGGCAGACGAGGCATCCGCTCTCGCAACGACCCTGGCGACGCAGTTCGCCCGCGGCGAGGACGACACCCGGCGGAGCCTGAGCGAGGCCTTCGCGACGATCGGCGAGCCCGGCCGACCGCAGGTCGAGTGGGCTCTCGCGACGGGCGGTCCCTACACCCGCGCCCACGCCGCCGTGACCGCGCGACTCATGGACGACCCGGAGCAGACATACGACGAGGCCATGGCCGCCGCATCCGGCTGA
- a CDS encoding DNA-3-methyladenine glycosylase translates to MTSLAPATREALAGLPADVAPTLLGGVLRVTTATGVVAVRITEAEAYHGQGTGPLVDPGSHARMGPTARNATMWGEPGHLYVYLSHGIHSCVNVVCGPEGVAGGILLRGGEVVEGADAAHARRPAARLARDLARGPGRLGEAVGLRHPVHDGIDAITGEERAGASARLSLPAEPLAEIATGPRVGVAGVAGTDAFPWRFWIAGDPTVSAFRWGRGAQDAAG, encoded by the coding sequence GTGACCTCGCTCGCCCCCGCGACGCGTGAGGCGCTCGCCGGTCTCCCCGCCGATGTCGCGCCGACGCTGCTGGGGGGAGTCCTCCGGGTGACGACGGCGACCGGCGTCGTCGCCGTCCGGATCACCGAGGCCGAGGCCTATCACGGGCAGGGCACCGGCCCCCTCGTTGACCCCGGCTCGCACGCGCGGATGGGGCCGACCGCCCGCAACGCGACGATGTGGGGAGAACCCGGGCACCTGTACGTGTACCTGAGCCACGGCATCCATTCGTGCGTCAACGTGGTCTGCGGTCCGGAGGGTGTGGCCGGTGGAATCCTGCTGCGCGGCGGCGAGGTCGTCGAGGGCGCGGATGCCGCGCACGCGCGCCGGCCAGCGGCGCGCCTCGCGCGGGACCTGGCGCGCGGACCGGGTCGGCTCGGCGAGGCGGTGGGGCTCCGGCATCCCGTGCACGACGGTATCGATGCGATCACGGGGGAGGAGCGGGCCGGCGCGAGTGCGCGGCTGTCCCTGCCTGCGGAGCCGCTGGCCGAGATCGCGACGGGGCCCCGCGTCGGCGTAGCGGGGGTCGCCGGGACGGATGCCTTCCCGTGGCGCTTCTGGATCGCGGGCGACCCGACGGTGTCGGCGTTCCGCTGGGGGCGCGGGGCGCAGGACGCCGCCGGCTGA
- a CDS encoding TIGR03943 family putative permease subunit — protein MWFRMLGVGAVASIAALTIALALTDRLSLYINPESSWFAVSMAVLALIGSVLSVLLPLGAAEDHGHDHGDAPAPAEHDHAHHPDPRTARQLVGTAATIAGGVLALGVAGTMLAVPPATLSAELAASRNTGAAPLFQGADTVALAITGDTASFGIGDWASVFATATDPEVFDGTEISLTGFVARGQGGFDLTRLIITHCVIDAQPASLPVAADDIPSNGQWVTVTGTIRDVDGQLQVKAASVKPVDQPKDPYEF, from the coding sequence GTGTGGTTCCGGATGCTGGGCGTCGGCGCCGTGGCATCCATCGCCGCCCTGACCATCGCCCTCGCGCTCACCGACCGGCTGAGCCTCTACATCAACCCCGAGTCGTCGTGGTTCGCGGTGTCGATGGCGGTGCTCGCGCTCATCGGCTCGGTCCTGAGCGTCCTGCTGCCCCTGGGCGCGGCGGAAGACCACGGGCACGATCACGGCGACGCGCCGGCGCCCGCCGAGCACGACCACGCGCATCACCCCGACCCGCGCACGGCGCGCCAGCTCGTCGGCACCGCCGCGACGATCGCGGGCGGGGTGCTCGCCCTCGGCGTCGCGGGGACGATGCTCGCCGTGCCGCCCGCGACCCTGTCGGCCGAGCTGGCTGCCTCGCGCAACACCGGGGCTGCGCCGCTGTTCCAGGGCGCCGACACCGTCGCGCTCGCCATCACGGGAGACACCGCGTCGTTCGGGATCGGCGACTGGGCGAGCGTGTTCGCCACGGCGACCGACCCGGAAGTGTTCGACGGCACCGAGATCTCGTTGACCGGCTTCGTCGCGCGCGGTCAGGGCGGATTCGATCTGACCCGCCTGATCATCACGCACTGCGTGATCGACGCGCAGCCGGCGAGCCTGCCGGTCGCGGCCGACGACATTCCGAGCAACGGCCAGTGGGTCACGGTGACGGGCACCATCCGCGACGTGGACGGGCAGTTGCAGGTGAAAGCGGCATCCGTGAAACCCGTCGACCAGCCCAAGGATCCGTATGAGTTCTGA
- a CDS encoding permease, whose amino-acid sequence MRGSAGRGALALGLGFIAVLALVGVALWSPSPELPTRAQDGLTLALSVLIESLPFVMLGVILSIVVQVWVPPGVIERWMPRNPWGRRAVLSLLGMLIPVCECGNVPFARGLMMRGFSVAETLTFLVAAPIVNPIVIITTHQAFGFDDGILVARLLGGYLIANVIGWLYSRHPDPDALITDRFRDACLAEQGVTGDRGRRSLAQFVVELRAVMPALIIGSAVAGAVQVIVPRDVLLSIGSNPALSIAAMIMLAMIVSICSNVDSFFALSFASTFTPGAIVAFLLVGPLVDVKMLALLRTTFRGRVLGVLVAAVVLAAAAIGGVVNLLA is encoded by the coding sequence GTGCGGGGGTCGGCCGGCCGAGGTGCTCTCGCGCTGGGCCTCGGATTCATCGCCGTCCTCGCGCTCGTCGGGGTTGCGCTCTGGAGCCCGTCGCCGGAGCTTCCCACCCGCGCTCAGGACGGGCTGACCCTCGCGCTCAGCGTCCTCATCGAGTCGCTGCCGTTCGTCATGCTCGGCGTCATCTTGTCGATCGTCGTGCAGGTGTGGGTTCCGCCGGGCGTCATCGAACGCTGGATGCCGCGGAACCCCTGGGGTCGCCGCGCCGTCCTGTCGCTGCTCGGCATGCTCATCCCGGTGTGCGAGTGCGGCAACGTCCCGTTCGCCCGCGGGCTGATGATGCGCGGCTTCTCGGTCGCCGAGACGCTGACCTTCCTCGTCGCGGCGCCCATCGTCAACCCGATCGTCATCATCACCACCCACCAGGCGTTCGGCTTCGACGACGGCATCCTCGTCGCCCGCCTGCTGGGCGGGTACCTCATCGCGAACGTCATCGGATGGCTGTACAGCCGGCATCCCGACCCCGACGCTCTGATCACCGACCGCTTCCGCGACGCGTGCCTCGCCGAGCAGGGAGTGACCGGAGACCGCGGGCGGCGGAGCCTCGCCCAGTTCGTCGTCGAGCTGCGGGCCGTCATGCCCGCCCTCATCATCGGCTCGGCCGTCGCCGGCGCCGTCCAGGTGATCGTGCCGCGCGACGTGCTGCTGTCGATCGGCTCGAACCCGGCGCTGTCGATCGCGGCCATGATCATGCTCGCCATGATCGTGTCGATCTGCTCGAACGTCGACTCCTTCTTCGCGCTGTCGTTCGCGTCGACCTTCACGCCCGGCGCGATCGTCGCCTTCCTCCTCGTCGGGCCCCTCGTCGACGTGAAGATGCTGGCACTCCTCCGCACCACCTTCCGCGGCCGGGTGCTCGGCGTCCTCGTGGCCGCAGTCGTCCTCGCGGCGGCCGCCATCGGAGGGGTGGTGAACCTCCTTGCGTGA
- a CDS encoding Fur family transcriptional regulator: MAQRNTWQRERVRSALSDAPGFVSAQDLHAALRDENTGIGLATVYRALATLAASGEADQLQSPEGEAIYRACASTGHHHHLICRVCGKAVEIQADEVETWAKRTAAANGFTDAEHVVDIFGTCAECAALATHAAGREPAAPGARAD; this comes from the coding sequence ATGGCCCAGCGCAACACCTGGCAGCGCGAGCGCGTGCGCTCCGCACTGTCCGACGCCCCGGGATTCGTGAGCGCACAGGATCTGCACGCCGCGCTCCGCGATGAGAACACCGGCATCGGTCTCGCGACCGTCTACCGCGCCCTCGCCACCCTCGCCGCGAGCGGAGAGGCCGACCAGCTGCAGTCGCCCGAGGGCGAAGCGATCTACCGCGCGTGCGCCAGCACCGGCCACCACCACCACCTGATCTGCCGCGTGTGCGGCAAGGCCGTCGAGATCCAGGCCGACGAGGTCGAGACCTGGGCGAAGCGCACCGCAGCGGCGAACGGATTCACCGACGCCGAGCACGTGGTCGACATCTTCGGCACCTGCGCGGAGTGCGCGGCACTCGCGACGCACGCTGCGGGGCGCGAACCCGCGGCGCCCGGGGCTCGTGCGGACTGA